The following proteins come from a genomic window of Pieris napi chromosome 15, ilPieNapi1.2, whole genome shotgun sequence:
- the LOC125056740 gene encoding uncharacterized protein LOC125056740, with protein sequence MGTLRSLKLFAPFKNRFYWNQYMSCHNVFGIKDLLQPEKHETFIIQQVTAKDQEMAVDLIKQHYLSEHILSRSRHINFTEDRAIDEYIIGLLKQGNSIYAKSEDGSVAGICINFALSPVDPKNLRNYAFYRQDPNVKDFLYFTAKLQETPNLWNIFQETKIFEIQMLTVLPEYRRQGLATMLAQKSQKQAQELGYNVVRMDCINPYDFKIAERCMMSCLVKFPLHKLRGPNAPFIKRSSEHNRYVRVYVHVRTQTDKDKDIRRDDLINLLE encoded by the exons ATGGGTACTTTAagatcattaaaattatttgcgccatttaaaaatagattctATTGGAATCAGTACATGAGCTGCCATAATGTCTTTggaattaaagatttattgcAACCAGAAAAA CACGAAACGTTCATAATTCAGCAAGTAACAGCTAAAGACCAGGAAATGGCTGTGGATTTGATAAAACAGCATTATCTAAGCGAACATATTCTGTCTCGTTCACGACATATCAATTTTACCGAAGATAGAGCAATCGACGAATATATTAttggtttattaaaacaag gAAACTCAATTTATGCGAAATCAGAAGACGGATCTGTTGCTGGGATTTGTATCAACTTTGCGTTGAGTCCTGTTGATCCCAAAAATCTTCGAAACTACGCTTTTTATAGACAG GACCCGAACGTCAAGGATTTCCTTTACTTCACAGCAAAATTACAAGAGACGCCAAATTTATGGAATATATTTCAGGAAACGAAGATTTTTGag ATTCAAATGTTGACGGTGCTGCCAGAATACAGAAGACAAGGTTTAGCCACAATGCTCGCTCAGAAATCTCAAAAGCAGGCCCAAGAACTAGGCTACAACGTTGTCCGAATGGACTGCATAAATCCATACGA TTTTAAAATCGCTGAACGCTGCATGATGTCATGTCTTGTCAAATTTCCCTTACATAAATTGCGAGGGCCGAACGCGCCCTTCATCAAACGTTCATCCGAACACAATAGGTATGTGAGAGTATATGTCCACGTGAGAACACAAACGGATAAAGACAAAGACATCAGGCGAGATGacttgattaatttattagagTAG